In Methanosarcina siciliae T4/M, one genomic interval encodes:
- a CDS encoding COG1361 S-layer family protein, giving the protein MIQAPGKTRKKILRKTSIVVLILLIVSITAFPAFGEDDETDFIIPDYGYTVDYYRSYGEPVLQASVIGDPELNRGETATLQIKIVNEGVIEGFQRLNVNQTWVSDSSEELLAVEEMGEEKECTTAKNINAHLVSETEYIEVESATNFQNVEELETGHPSMLQYTIKVDSDTPAGNYVLLLPVSYDYQANVRTATGAVANLGLTDTEYTREYKTKTETLKIPVSIKSEPKLEVAEVKGTLKQGENRVIEVTYTNTRERVAQDAMARIIVMSPLSTEKSIVRLGDIGPGENKTASFEIAATSDATVKNYGIDSEVKYVDEDGETAFSDNMKVHVPLEAAEKKISTTGIAIILIILIAIYQIVNMHRKRNKNDDENASGDENE; this is encoded by the coding sequence ATGATTCAAGCACCCGGAAAAACCAGAAAGAAAATACTGAGAAAAACTTCCATAGTTGTATTAATCCTGTTAATAGTCTCAATCACTGCATTTCCAGCCTTCGGGGAGGATGATGAAACAGACTTCATTATTCCTGACTATGGGTACACCGTAGACTATTACAGGAGTTACGGAGAGCCGGTCCTTCAGGCATCAGTCATAGGAGACCCCGAGTTAAACAGGGGAGAGACTGCAACCCTGCAGATCAAAATTGTGAATGAGGGAGTGATTGAAGGATTTCAGAGGCTGAACGTAAATCAGACCTGGGTTAGTGATTCCTCTGAAGAACTGCTTGCAGTGGAGGAGATGGGAGAAGAAAAAGAATGCACAACGGCAAAAAACATTAATGCCCACCTTGTTTCCGAAACAGAGTACATTGAGGTTGAATCCGCTACCAATTTCCAGAATGTGGAAGAGCTTGAGACAGGGCATCCCTCAATGCTTCAATACACCATAAAAGTCGATAGCGATACCCCTGCCGGGAATTATGTACTCCTCCTGCCTGTAAGCTATGACTACCAGGCGAATGTCCGGACTGCAACCGGGGCAGTAGCAAATCTGGGGCTTACGGACACGGAATATACCAGAGAATACAAGACAAAAACAGAGACACTCAAAATACCCGTTTCCATAAAAAGCGAACCGAAGTTAGAGGTAGCAGAGGTTAAAGGCACCCTAAAACAGGGAGAAAATAGAGTCATTGAGGTCACCTATACGAACACAAGAGAAAGGGTAGCACAGGATGCAATGGCCCGAATAATCGTAATGAGCCCCCTGAGTACGGAGAAGTCCATAGTTAGGCTCGGCGACATAGGGCCCGGAGAGAATAAGACTGCCAGCTTCGAAATCGCTGCAACCAGTGACGCTACCGTAAAAAACTATGGAATTGATAGCGAGGTAAAATACGTTGATGAAGACGGAGAAACCGCCTTTTCAGATAACATGAAAGTACACGTGCCTCTTGAAGCTGCTGAGAAAAAGATCAGCACAACAGGCATAGCAATTATACTGATTATC